The nucleotide sequence TTTATCGTTAGAAAAAAGTAATTCATATTTTTCAATTAGCGAGGAATCATATTTTTCTAAAAAATTAAAAAAATAAGATTTGCAGTAACCATTTAGGGTTAATCCTCCGTCAAGGATATATTTTCCTCCATTGGCAGCTGTTTTTTTAATAATTCCTTCTATATTATCTTCAGTGTCATAAATGTATGGTAGTATTGGCATGAATACTGTTCCTGTAAGAATATTATTATTAGATAATACCCTCATTGATTCGAATCTGGAATCAGGAGAAGGATTATTAGGTTCAAACGTTGAAAATATTTCGTCGTTTTCACTGGCAATGATTGACCATCCAACGTTGACATAAGTTTTTTTATTAATCTCTTTTAATATGTCTAAATCTTTTAAAAGAAGCGGAGATTTTTCATTAATAAAAATAGGAAATGCTAGATCAAGACATGCCTCTAAAATTTTCCTACAGTAACCATATTTATTTTCAACAGGTTGATAGCTGTCAAGATAAATCAAATCTTTAGGTTTTTTCCCAATCGCTTTTCTAAAAAGATCTGGCGCATCTTTTTTAATTTTAATATATTCAGAGAATGGGTCCTCCAACTCAATTATCTCAGGATCTATTTCACGTTTATGCGGGTCGTATTTATCTTCTCTGCAGTAACAGTAACTACACCCATATTCACAACCAATATATGGAGAAGCAGAATACTTTATCCAGAACCACCCTCCATCGCAATATTTATGGACATTCAAGATATGTTTTGTAGAATACTCTTTATACAAATGATTCGATCTCCTCTCTTTTATCCATAGGCAGATAAGTCAATGCTTTTCTAAGCATAGTTTTTGATATAATCTTGTCTTTGCTTAATTGTGCTAACAAGAATTCAGTGAGTATATCTGGATGATATTTGCCAATTGTTTTTAACCCCCAACCAATTCCTTTTACTGTATCAATCTGTTTCTCTTCCATATGTGGCTCTAAAATATTTAATAGTAAAATTGTTCTCTCTTTTTGATCTAATATTCGTTTACTAAAGAAATGAATAGAAACCCCAGCAGATCTCCTAATCCATCTATTTTCGTCTTCTAAAAACTTTTGAATCCATGGAATAGTAATATCAAAGTAATTAACTAAAGATAATCCTATGCTCCTCTCTCCTATTATATCGCAAACATACCACTTATCTCCATATATAATGTATTGCCTGCTTTTTTCCATTACTAACTCAATATTTTCTGGCATAAGTTGAGATAATCCTTGGCTTACTATTACATAGCTTCCCATTTTATTAGATTCAATTAAAATATCAAATCCTTTGATAAGTAATTCTGGTTTATCCTTAAGATTTAATCCCAAATTCCTTCCAATTAAATCAAGTTTAGAAAAAGGGCATTTCTTTTCTAGTATTGGTTTAAACAAATCAGAGAAAATATCTAAGTTATAATTAGATAATTTAATTATTGCGTTACCTACAATTTCTGAAAGGTATTCATTTGACACAGAATCTTTCATACGGATTATATATGGGCCTTTTTTATATTTAATTCTATTCCAATTAGTTAATTAAATATATAAATATCGCAACAAAATCAATTTAAAGGTGGAAAAAATGGATAAATTAAATTTCCCTGAGCCTTATAAACATGAACACGAAAAGATATGTGACGTTAATGAATTATATGAACAAAAACAAACATTTGGTGAAAAGGCTTCTGATTGGGCCACTTCTAAAATTGGTTCTTGGGGATTTATATTTACACAGACCATAATTTTATTAATATGGGTATCTTTGAATATTACTGCGTGGATTAATCAATGGGACCCATACCCCTTCATATTCTTAAATCTAATTGTTTCATTATTAGCATCTTACACCGCCCCAGTTATAATGATGAGCCAAAATAGGCAAGACGCAAAGACTAGATTAGAAGCACATACAGATTATCTGATAAATTTAAAAGCTGAAGAAGAGATAAGAGTAATACTAGATAATCTAGATGCACAAAATAATGCTATTAAGTTGATTTATCAAAAATTATCTTCGATTGAAGATTCTCTTAATATTAAAAAATAAATCTATTTTGATGTGGTGTGGTGAAATATAAGAAATTTAAATCATTGGGCGTAATTTATTTACTGACTTTCTTCTTCTTTGGAGGATTAAGTAATTTCGTACCTGAGAGTTTTTTAGAATGGGGATACTTAGGTATTTTTATTTCTGGAATCTTGTATGTCTTTTCCTTCACTGCCCCAATTGCTACTGCTTTAATCTTAATATTTTCAACTAATAAAAACATTATATTTCTAGGATTGATTGCAGGCGTAGGATCGTTAGTAGGCGATTTCTTAATATTTCACTTTATTCGAATTTCTTTTGCTGATGAGATAAAGGAATTTTCACAGCACAAAGTATCAATCTTTACATTGAATAAAATACCTAAACTTTATCAAAAGTATTTAGCATATGCTCTTGGATCTATTTTTATAGCAACTCCTCTGCCTGATGAGATAG is from Methanofastidiosum sp. and encodes:
- a CDS encoding DUF1003 domain-containing protein; protein product: MDKLNFPEPYKHEHEKICDVNELYEQKQTFGEKASDWATSKIGSWGFIFTQTIILLIWVSLNITAWINQWDPYPFIFLNLIVSLLASYTAPVIMMSQNRQDAKTRLEAHTDYLINLKAEEEIRVILDNLDAQNNAIKLIYQKLSSIEDSLNIKK